One Rhizoctonia solani chromosome 3, complete sequence genomic region harbors:
- a CDS encoding N-acetylserotonin O-methyltransferase-like protein encodes MTVTHNSVLPNALRIPALTKLANKRIVLASASPRRLQILRQFGLDPEIVPSKFAEDLPHDEFSNVYEYPVATATEKAVEVYVRMVEENADDPPSLVIAADTVVLTKVASAGSNIHDSLLPDIRPDILEKPQDKGDNLRMLLELNGGRCEVVTGVSVVYPILTAPGYAIKSMDDRCIVHFHDSDISILEAYVDSEEGIDRAGGFALQERGAHLVSKVEGDFYNAVGFPGSAFFKWIGILINEEDDFMDFDI; translated from the exons ATGACCGTGACTCACAACTCCGTGCTTCCGAATGCGCTTCGCATCCCCGCGCTCACCAAACTCGCAAACAAGCGCATTGTACTGGCATCGGCCAGTCCTCGCCGGCTGCAGATTCTCAGGCAATTT GGCTTGGATCCCGAGATAGTCCCTTCCAAATTTGCAGAGGACCTTCCACACGACGAGTTTTCGAACGTGTACGAGTACCCGGTGGCCACTGCCACAGAAAAGGCGGTCGAAGTCTATGTCCGCATGGTC GAAGAAAACGCTGACGACCCACCAAGTCTGGTTATCGCAG CCGACACTGTAGTATTGACCAAAGTTGCTTCGGCGGGGTCAAATATCCATGACTCGCTTCTACCCGATATCCGACCTGATATTCTGGAGAAACCACAAGACAAAGGAGACAACCTTCGTATGCTACTCGAGCTCAACGGCGGGCGGTGCGAGGTCGTGACGGGCGTGTCGGTCGTATACCCTATTCTGACCGCGCCGGGGTACGCGATCAA GTCAATGGATGATCGCTGCATTGTCCACTTTCACGACTCGGATATTTCCATTCTCGAGGCATATGTTGATTCGGAAGAAGGCATAGATCGGGCTGGTGGGTTTGCGCTCCAAGAAAGGGGCGCACATCTCGTGTCTAAGGTCGAGGGCGACTTTTACAACGCTGTTGGGTTCCCTGGATCCGCTTTCTTTAAATGGATAGGCATACTTATTAACGAAGAAGACGACTTTATGGATTTCGATATATAA
- a CDS encoding mRNA export factor mex67, with protein MTGWSVAADTDDDRRSTVCYLEMYSASMSAPAPHPGTSTPRKKNLALGALRNAGLIDPSDSPMKDTSTRTRRKLLDKPARGVDNPAEKGTRTSTRPKPNGIPIRGAGGASLGTRGAGGPTRPRRDALSKGSDAPSSSRTLTGSAPGRIMPIELLREFIKKRYNPELRFLNLENMAEDELLKSKNILPPDDENASRQVGPALLKLAGQLQPQPESISFANNSFTNLHSLRMLPTFLPQLKNISFQNNEIRMWKDLEAIIPNEQKHRDAVSSIREIILMGNPVHNTELAKGDLTAYRSEVVRRFPNLDMLDQEPIVKIGFDVPLPEIMERDRALEKDKNVQWPVATSFLVDMKAGFMGPGIEATTVEFLTKYFELFDSNRTLLAPAYSPRATFSLSLNTSIPPRARIRGYHSHLPHQKELTWKAWMDVGSRNLMRVAKLEKTTNFLRSTAEDVIKALTAIPGTRHDVTGAGGATIEGGSPVGSPAAGKFVVDAFTCLGVLPGEGDAGIVLFINVHGEFAEQPTGGLRSFDRVFVVAPSPPDSPSYAAGWRRQRSVGSRTYCSPECEFRQGDNPVPAPMPSMEMAPMDPILADLVFRAQRALMAECAGRTGLNGQYSRMCLEGNGWDLAKALANFEELKATIPPDAFVRQQPL; from the exons ATGACGGGTTGGTCAGTTGCAGCTGACACCGACGACGACCGACGATCGACCGTTTGTTATCTGGAGATGTACTCTGCATCCATGTCTGCCCCGGCTCCGCACCCCGGCACTAGTACTCCCCGCAAGAAGAATTTGGCACTTGGTGCATTGCGCAATGCCGGCCTCATTGACCCCAGCGACAGTCCCATGAAGGACACATCCACACGCACCCGTCGCAAGCTATTGGATAAGCCAGCAAGGGGTGTCGATAATCCAGCCGAAAAGGGAACGAGGACATCTACG CGACCGAAACCAAATGGAATTCCCATTCGCGGAGCAGGAGGAGCTTCACTTGGCACTCGAGGCGCTGGTGGCCCAACACGACCCCGAAGGGATGCCCTCAGCAAAGGCTCAGATGCTCCTAGCTCCAGTCGCACCCTGACTGGCTCAGCCCCTGGAAGGATCATGCCCATTGAGCTCCTCCGCGAGTTTATCAAGAAGCGATATAACCCGGAACTCAGGTTCCTTAACCTCGAG AATATGGCTGAAGACGAGCTGCTCAAATCGAAGAATATCTTACCCCCCGACGATGAAAATGCTTCTCGTCAAGTTGGTCCGGCGTTGCTCAAGTTGGCGGGACAACTTCAGCCCCAG CCCGAATCCATCTCGTTTGCAAATAACAGCTTCACCAACCTACACTCACTACGCATGCTCCCTACTTTCCTCCCCCAACTCAAGAACATATCCTTCCAGAATAATGAGATTCGGATGTGGAAGGATTTAGAAGCCATCATCCCCAACGAACAGAAGCACAGGGATGCAGTATCCAGTATTCGCGAGATCATTCTCATGGGCAACCCTGTTCATAACACTGAACTTGCCAAAGGTGATCTCACAGCTTACCGCAG TGAGGTCGTTCGTCGTTTCCCTAACCTCGACATGCTCGATCAAGAGCCGATTGTTAAAATCGGGTTTGATGTACCATTGCCTGAGATTATGGAACGTGATCGCGCACTTGAAAAAGACAAGAATGTCCAATGGCCAGTTGCAACCTCTTTCTTAGTTGATATGAAGGCCGGGTTCATGGGCCCAGGAATTGAGGCTACGACCGTTGAATTTTTGACCAA GTACTTTGAACTCTTTGACAGCAACCGCACCCTACTTGCACCCGCCTACAGTCCCAGGGCAACATTCTCCCTCTCACTCAATACCTCTATTCCGCCTCGCGCCCGAATCAGGGGCTACCACTCTCACCTTCCGCATCAAAAAGAGCTCACATGGAAAGCCTGGATGGATGTCGGTTCACGAAACCTCATGCGTGTAGCCAAACTCGAGAAGACAACCAACTTTCTCCGAAGCACGGCCGAAGATGTGATCAAGGCGCTCACAGCAATCCCAGGGACCAGACACGATGTGACAGGTGCCGGTGGGGCTACTATCGAGGGTGGCTCTCCAGTTGGCTCTCCAGCGGCTGGGAAGTTTGTGGTCGATGCGTTTACTTGTCTAGGTGTCCTTCCGGGCGAAGGAGATGCAGGGATTGTATTGTTTATAAACGTTCATGGGGAATTTGCTGAGC AACCAACTGGTGGCTTGCGCTCATTCGACCGTGTATTCGTTGTcgcaccctctcctcccGACTCGCCTTCGTATGCAGCTGGGTGGAGA CGCCAACGAAGCGTGGGTTCCCGGACCTATTGTAGTCCAGAATGTGAATTCCGGCAAGGGGACAACCCTGTCCCTGCTCCAATGCCGAGTATGGAGATGGCACCTATGGATCCTATATTGGCTGATTTGGTAT TCAGAGCCCAACGTGCCCTTATGGCCGAGTGCGCTGGTCGCACTGGTCTCAATGGCCAGTATTCGAGGATGTGTCTTGAAGGGAATGGATGGGACCTGGCTAAAGCGTTGGCCAACTTTGAAGAGCTCAAG GCAACAATTCCGCCCGACGCGTTTGTTAGGCAACAGCCACTCTAA